One part of the Dasypus novemcinctus isolate mDasNov1 chromosome 27, mDasNov1.1.hap2, whole genome shotgun sequence genome encodes these proteins:
- the SNX19 gene encoding sorting nexin-19 isoform X2, whose translation MEAETAPPSQDTAAGFTCSLNNLLSSRKLMAVGIVLGWLLAIHLLVNVWLLCLLCAFFVVLGGWLGPNVVLGASCRLHLERFIPLTVCPPNPEAERQLEQEINRTIQMIIRDFVSSWYRLVSQEPAFEEEVEAAMKGLVQELRKRMGGVDRHALAQRVLTLCGCHLQSYMQAKEATAGKQNGPVEPSQLWEAYCRVVTPHPAVQNSNAEVAYSRGIVNLLLKGLVPKPHLETRTGHHVVVELITCNVILPLTTRLSDPDWVHLALVGIFSKTRDGPAQKTKPLSPASALEQPTVPTSLPLAVEVESLPDARAPSPVAAPVLLTCSESDCPSGQSPEVEEGQEAVEGDSCGVPEERTAGSNPSHFLQPDTRGPLFLCDDSELESPLSELGKETIMLMAPGSFLSDRLQDALCALGGSQALGPKDDGTADRTEGPEPEEGQGTETEQGLLVSMLSSCPEIHIDTTDKEVEQGNVSPLTALLEGPERTCPPRPSCLEKDLANGVSALDPSLLSSSPTGSLTSATFSFESLGSPDGPVVIQNLRITGTIATREHSGTGSHPYTLYIVKYETALDSENSSSLQQLAYHTVNRRYREFLNLQTRLEEKPDLRKFIKNVKGPKKLFPDLPFGNMDSDKVEARKSLLESFLKQLCAIPEIANSEEMQEFLALNTDARIAFVKKPLMVSRIDKMVVSAIVDTLKTAFPRSEPQSPTEELSEAETESKPHTEGKKTNKSRLRFSSSKIAPALSMADSHEKVLYCLREGNVEPEILSLSGMESFIEKQSKLLEMDPEEASKKDPEQIPEDCVDSGLSEAPVPAQDLSTSDPGSETELADTALDLVLLLLMEQWRWLCTENMQKALHLVFGTLIQRQVVFNQEVILPPGDFGHIRRHFQLSQLGRRKRGRMQLTSVG comes from the exons ATGGAAGCAGAGACAGCACCCCCATCCCAGGACACCGCAGCCGGGTTCACCTGTAGCCTTAATAACCTGTTGAGTAGCCGGAAGCTGATGGCTGTGGGGATCGTGCTCGGCTGGCTATTGGCCATCCACCTCCTGGTCAACGTGTGGCTTCTCTGCCTTCTGTGTGCATTTTTCGTGGTGCTGGGAGGATGGCTGGGCCCAAACGTCGTCTTGGGGGCTTCGTGTCGCCTGCACCTGGAACGCTTCATCCCTTTGACGGTCTGCCCCCCCAACCCTGAGGCCGAGAGGCAGCTGGAACAGGAGATCAACCGCACCATCCAGATGATCATTCGGGACTTTGTGTCCTCCTGGTATCGCTTAGTGAGCCAGGAGCCAGCCTTTGAGGAAGAGGTGGAGGCAGCCATGAAAGGCTTAGTCCAGGAGCTTCGGAAGAGGATGGGTGGAGTGGACCGCCACGCTCTTGCCCAGAGGGTTCTCACTCTTTGTGGTTGTCATCTGCAGAGCTACATGCAGGCCAAGGAGGCCACTGCAGGGAAACAGAATGGTCCGGTTGAGCCATCCCAGCTCTGGGAGGCCTACTGTCGAGTTGTTACCCCACATCCTGCTGTGCAGAACTCCAACGCTGAGGTGGCTTATTCACGTGGCATTGTGAATTTGTTGCTGAAAGGACTAGTGCCCAAGCCCCACTTGGAGACCCGGACTGGACACCATGTAGTGGTTGAACTCATCACTTGCAATGTCATCTTACCGCTGACCACCAGGCTTTCTGATCCTGACTGGGTCCACCTTGCACTTGTGGGTATCTTTTCCAAGACCAGAGATGGTCCAGCACAAAAGACTAAACCACTCAGTCCAGCCAGTGCCCTGGAACAGCCCACAGTGCCCACATCTCTGCCACTGGCAGTTGAGGTGGAGAGTCTCCCAGACGCGAGAGCCCCTTCCCCAGTAGCAGCCCCAGTGCTTCTAACCTGCAGTGAGTCTGACTGCCCTTCAGGCCAATCTCCAGAGGTGGAAGAAGGCCAGGAAGCTGTAGAGGGAGATTCATGTGGGGTGCCAGAAGAAAGAACAGCAGGAAGCAACCCATCTCATTTCCTACAGCCGGATACCCGAGGCCCATTGTTCTTATGTGACGACTCAGAGCTGGAGTCCCCTCTGTCTGAACTGGGCAAAGAAACCATCATGCTCATGGCCCCAGGCAGCTTCCTCTCTGACCGGCTGCAGGATGCCCTGTGTGCCCTGGGGGGCTCCCAAGCTCTGGGGCCTAAGGACGATGGGACAGCTGACAGAACTGAGGGACCAGAGCCTGAGGAAGGGCAAGGGACGGAAACAGAGCAAGGCCTTCTGGTCTCCATGCTGAGCTCCTGCCCAGAGATTCACATCGACACAACAGACAAGGAGGTAGAGCAAGGAAATGTCTCCCCTCTGACAGCTTTGCTGGAGGGGCCAGAAAGGACCTGCCCCCCACGACCCTCATGCTTAGAGAAGGATCTTGCCAATGGTGTGAGCGCCCTAGATCCTAGTCTGCTCTCCTCCTCTCCAACCGGTTCTCTCACTTCAGCCACCTTCAGCTTTGAGTCCCTTGGCAGTCCAGATGGCCCAGTTGTCATCCAGAATCTTCGTATCACCGGCACCATTGCTACCCGGGAACACAGTGGCACTGGATCCCATCCATACACGCTCTACATCGTGAAG TATGAGACAGCCCTGGACAGTGAGAACAGCAGCAGCCTGCAGCAGCTGGCCTACCACACTGTGAATCGCCGCTACCGGGAGTTCCTGAATCTGCAGACCCGTCTAGAGGAGAAGCCAGATCTACGAAAGTTCATCAAAA atgtgAAGGGTCCTAAAAAGCTCTTTCCAGACCTTCCATTTGGAAACATGGATAGTGACAAAGTAGAAGCCCGGAAGAGCCTCCTGGAATCATTCCTAAAG CAACTATGTGCCATTCCTGAGATTGCTAACAGTGAGGAGATGCAAGAGTTCCTTGCTCTGAATACAGATGCTCGTATTGCCTTTGTCAAGAAACCGCTCATGGTCTCCAGAATAGACAAG ATGGTGGTGAGTGCCATCGTGGACACCTTGAAGACAGCGTTTCCTCGCTCTGAACCCCAGAGTCCCACCGAGGAGCTGAGTGAGGCTGAGACAGAAAGCAAGCCTCACACAGAAGGCAAGAAGACCAACAA GTCCAGACTGAGGTTCTCATCCAGTAAAATTGCTCCAGCCTTGAGTATGGCGGACTCACACGAGAAGGTTCTCTATTGTCTCCGAGAAGGCAATGTG GAGCCAGAGATCCTGTCCCTGTCTGGGATGGAATCCTTTATTGAAAAGCAGAGCAAGTTACTAGAGATGGATCCAGAGGAAGCCTCCAAAAAAGATCCTGAGCAAATCCCTGAAGACTGTGTGGACAGTGGCTTGTCAGAGGCACCTGTGCCAGCCCAAGACCTTAGCACCAGTGATCCGG GATCAGAAACAGAGTTAGCTGACACAGCCCTCGATTTGGTGCTCTTGCTGCTAATGGAACAGTGGAGATGGCTGTGTACTGAAAATATGCAGAAAGCACTTCATCTTGTCTTTGGAACCCTAATTCAGAG GCAAGTGGTCTTCAACCAGGAGGTGATTTTGCCTCCAGGGGACTTTGGCCATATACGGAGACATTTTCAGTTGTCACAgctggggaggaggaagaggggcagGATGCAACTGACATCAGTTGGATAG